The following proteins come from a genomic window of Montipora foliosa isolate CH-2021 chromosome 2, ASM3666993v2, whole genome shotgun sequence:
- the LOC137990843 gene encoding uncharacterized protein — MDDVRRARKLELEKERQKILHERARLLSLKNKLGLHVNLEKEQSKTTQTSSSSSRSSAIIQSTMNKIPEFERELQGLRKRDELRSSIRKPYKGEMGIGSYEPWQLEDVYFIREFVASWVDEVLDYIERGHTRRKKQRDTANIAESLLEVLEADRRKEELFQLSLDIERSIVTDVIREAARETAEEIMELWIQTNDMLHGLMLDSLSLQPHSQDTQNKDALLSNALLQIQKEARKKGSVWSHSQAFVAKDTPQGSVLVELEERDTFDGTVLHFHDITPYNNLPDASLLPEQVDFQNKESEFWMGNTAEISVLPLPRRYKGISCSTVSSDNSLIALGTVQGDILIWDLLPHPPRILRTSRGRNTVIVQLQWSLDKSQVVSVDNHGSVVIWSLSNTTSVPYDVKSFEPIEQNLVFKPTDLLPALTLASNNFIFTEGPFSESSNSASKATAVAFHPSVSLLGKESYLMVGLNNGNILRVKYRSASSVMSIPPVKPTNGIPHKISQDLEAELFKSHQNPIILISFANNVSPMVTVDDKGFINLWYYSQECLSGFGWFVPSIRYRLDMSEVTYEPVLGAQPQVEFTDASRGQNRKQPRVRQETIQNRERVRKYINSLRLGKQWKTEEKDDKITHVYIPKSVPESGANFHCLTYHVSSGLLASYVTRPYRPVKVPCSRFVSCQVNSSGSKLVFMLLFPDADPKGAHVSFVTVKLEPSVVVSKNYINIPVGKNDYTKCLRNGLAFGLSRPIDATGSEYIVANINGNLTSISMTSGNEVMGRAERGGINIKKGLIPSASKVQVASMSNRLQFLLYSPGYNSAVLLQLTDSNTREQRMRTWRAFQKWALGSAQQNAERTLAPLQTIRRVRWTFDGHSDVHVECFMESLVYELIDDAIQTVDGPFSEDQRRTFHAENMEMPFLLKVTAQNPEENNPGTTPDISQA, encoded by the exons ATGGATGACGTACGGCGAGCAAGGAAGCTTGaacttgagaaagaacgtcAGAAAATTCTTCATGAGAGAGCAAGGTTGCTATCTTTGAAGAATAAGTTGGGGTTACACGTTAACCTCGAGaaagaacaatcaaaaacaaCCCAAACTTCGTCGTCATCTTCACGATCGAGTGCAATAATTCAAAGTACGATGAACAAAATACCTGAGTTCGAAAGAGAACTTCAAGGACTGCGAAAAAGGGACGAGTTACGTTCCAGTATCAGAAAACCTTACAAAGGCGAAATGGGCATAGGATCATATGAACCCTGGCAACTTGAAGACGTGTACTTCATTCGGGAGTTTGTGGCATCCTGGGTTGACGAGGTTTTGGATTATATCGAGCGAGGTCATACGAGAAGGAAGAAACAGCGAGACACTGCAAATATTGCTGAAAGTCTTCTTGAGGTGCTAGAAGCTGATAGAAGAAAGGAAGAACTCTTTCAGTTGAGTTTAGACATTGAACGAAGTATTGTGACTGATGTTATTCGTGAGGCTGCCAGGGAAACTGCTGAAGAAATAATGGAGTTATGGATTCAAACCAATGACATGTTGCATGGTTTAATGCTGGATTCACTTAGTCTACAGCCACATTCACAAGACACCCAGAACAAGGATGCCCTGCTTAGCAATGCCCTCTTACAAATCCAGAAAGAAGCACGGAAAAAAGGTAGTGTATGGTCTCACAGCCAAGCTTTTGTTGCAAAAGATACCCCACAAGGCTCAGTTCTTGTGGAGTTAGAAGAAAGAGATACTTTTGATGGCACAGTTTTGCACTTTCATGACATCACACCATACAATAACCTTCCAGATGCAAGTCTGTTGCCAGAACAAGTTGACTTTCAAAACAAGGAATCTGAATTTTGGATGGGCAACACAGCTGAAATTTCTGTTCTCCCATTGCCAAGGCGATACAAAGGTATTTCATGCAGCACAGTATCATCAGACAACTCCCTTATAGCATTAGGCACAGTTCAAGGTGACATTCTCATTTGGGATTTGCTGCCCCACCCTCCACGCATATTGAGAACAAGTCGTGGGAGAAATACAGTTATCGTGCAATTACAATGGTCCCTAGACAAATCCCAGGTTGTCAGTGTTGATAACCATGGGTCTGTTGTCATTTGGTCACTCAGCAACACTACATCAGTACCTTATGACGTTAAGTCCTTTGAACCAATTGAACAAAATCTTGTTTTTAAACCCACGGATTTGCTTCCTGCGCTAACTCTTGCGTCAAACAATTTCATCTTTACGGAGGGTCCTTTTTCTGAATCCAGTAATTCAGCGAGTAAAGCAACAGCTGTGGCCTTTCATCCTTCGGTTTCGCTTCTTGGGAAAGAAAGTTATCTGATGGTTGGTTTAAATAACGGCAACATTCTTAGGGTCAAGTACAGGAGTGCATCATCTGTTATGTCCATCCCGCCTGTCAAGCCAACTAATGGGATACCACATAAAATTTCTCAAGACTTGGAGGCTGAACTTTTCAAATCACACCAGAATCCCATAATACTGATAAGCTTTGCAAACAACGTTTCTCCCATGGTAACAGTGGATGATAAGGGATTTATCAATTTGTGGTATTATTCTCAAGAGTGCTTGTCAGGATTTGGCTGGTTTGTTCCAAGCATTAGGTACAGATTGGACATGTCAGAAGTGACATATGAACCAGTTTTGGGAGCACAACCACAGGTGGAGTTTACTGATGCTTCAAGAGGACAAAATCGAAAGCAACCTCGTGTCag GCAAGAGACTATCCAAAACAGAGAAAGGGTTAGGAAATACATCAACTCACTTCGGTTAgggaaacaatggaaaacagaGGAAAAGGATGACAAGATCACCCATGTTTACATTCCAAAGAGTGTTCCTGAGTCTGGAGCAAATTTCCACTGTTTGACATATCACGTCTCATCAGGCTTGTTGGCATCTTACGTTACAAGACCGTACAGGCCTGTTAAAGTGCCATGTTCTCGGTTTGTGTCTTGCCAGGTGAATTCCTCAGGGTCAAAGCTTGTGTTCATGTTACTATTTCCTGATGCTGATCCCAAAGGAGCCCATGTTTCATTTGTCACTGTAAAGCTTGAGCCCTCAGTGGTGGTCAGTAAGAATTATATTAATATCCCTGTTGGCAAAAATGATTATACCAAGTGCCTGCGCAATGGACTGGCCTTTGGACTTTCACGACCTATAGATGCAACAGGAAGCGAATATATTGTGGCAAACATCAACGGGAATTTAACCTCCATTTCCATGACATCAGGTAATGAGGTCATGGGAAGAGCGGAACGAGGAGGGATAAACATCAAGAAAGGCTTAATTCCATCTGCATCAAAGGTTCAAGTGGCTAGCATGAGTAACAGGCTCCAGTTTTTGTTGTATTCACCAGGATATAACTCTGCCGTCTTGTTGCAACTTACAGACAGCAATACCCGAGAACAACGTATGAGAACATGGAGGGCTTTCCAGAAATGGGCTCTTGGTAGTGCACAGCAAAATGCAGAGAGAACCCTTGCTCCACTTCAGACAATTAGGCGAGTTCGTTGGACTTTTGACGGGCATTCGGATGTCCATGTGGAATGTTTCATGGAGTCTCTTGTTTACGAATTGATCGATGATGCCATTCAAACTGTTGATGGTCCATTTAGCGAGGATCAAAGAAGGACTTTTCATGCTGAAAATATGGAGATGCCATTCCTGCTGAAGGTGACAGCTCAGAATCCTGAAGAAAATAACCCTGGAACTACTCCTGATATTTCTCAAgcttaa
- the LOC137993211 gene encoding uncharacterized protein, with product MGRELSEEENVDLKERTLQAQSTQSVPLVNSQGKMLLPPAGVEECSRPMYANPRQILRILKRREVKRRLGSLGKLRKRTLVKAASKNDAKNPDLAPKVDSETNSSPKTKSDEC from the exons AGCTGTCAGAAGAGGAAAACGTCGACTTGAAAGAACGTACTTTACAAGCTCAAAGTACTCAG TCAGTTCCTCTTGTAAATTCACAAGGTAAAATGCTGTTACCGCCGGCTGGAGTAGAGGAGTGCTCTCGTCCCATGTATGCCAATCCTCGACAAATTTTACGGATTCTCAAACGAAGGGAGGTGAAAAGGCGACTTGGTTCTTTAGGAAAATTGAGAAAGCGTACTCTAGTCAAAGCTGCAAGTAAGAATGATGCCAAAAATCCCGACCTAGCGCCAAAAGTAGATTCCGAGACTAATTCTAGTCCAAAAACAAAAAGCGACGAATGCTAA
- the LOC137993209 gene encoding 14 kDa phosphohistidine phosphatase-like isoform X2, translating to MAEGSSSKLSNIADVEIDPEGRFKYILIKVTGDAHGNVFKYIVRGFSWAGYRADIYDGIEEEIRQMGLKSDCVGGGRIQHDNAESKIFVYGYSMGYGQADHSITVEKLKKAYPHYASITFSNEGY from the exons ATGGCGGAAGGGTCATCGTCAAAGTTGTCAAACATCGCTGATGTCGAAATAGACCCAGAAGGACGTTTCAAATATATCCTTATCAAAGTAACTGGTGATGCTCATGGCAATGTTTTTAAGTATATAGTGAGAGGATTTTCTTGGGCCGGTTACCGTG CTGACATTTATGATGGAATAGAGGAAGAAATTAGGCAGATGGGTTTGAAGTCTGACTGTGTTGGAGGAGGAAGAATACAGCATGACAATGCTGaaagcaaaatatttgtttatggTTATTCAATG GGATATGGTCAAGCAGACCATTCCATCACAGTAGAAAAACTAAAGAAGGCTTATCCACACTATGCAAGCATCACGTTCTCCAATGAGGGCTACTAG
- the LOC137993209 gene encoding 14 kDa phosphohistidine phosphatase-like isoform X1, which yields MAEGSSSKLSNIADVEIDPEGRFKYILIKVTDDAHGNVFKYIVRGFSWAGYHADIYDGIEEEIRQMGLKSDCVGGGRIQHDNAESKIFVYGYSMGYGQADHSITVEKLKKAYPHYASITFSNEGY from the exons ATGGCGGAAGGGTCTTCGTCAAAGTTGTCAAACATCGCTGATGTCGAAATAGATCCAGAAGGACGTTTCAAATATATCCTTATCAAAGTAACTGATGATGCTCATGGCAATGTTTTTAAGTATATAGTGAGAGGATTTTCTTGGGCCGGTTACCATG CTGACATTTATGATGGAATAGAGGAAGAAATTAGGCAGATGGGTTTGAAGTCTGACTGTGTTGGAGGAGGAAGAATACAGCATGACAATGCTGaaagcaaaatatttgtttatggTTATTCAATG GGATATGGTCAAGCAGACCATTCCATCACAGTAGAAAAACTAAAGAAGGCTTATCCACACTATGCAAGCATCACGTTCTCCAATGAGGGCTACTAG